One window of the Pseudomonas knackmussii B13 genome contains the following:
- the fleR gene encoding sigma-54-dependent response regulator transcription factor FleR has translation MSAKILLVEDDRALREALSDTLLLGGCDFTAVDCAEAALVALQREGFGLVISDVNMPGMDGHQLLGLIRARYPQLPVLLMTAYGAVDRAVDAMRQGAADYLVKPFEPKVLLELVGRHALGRSIAAEGEGPVAVEPASLQLLELAARVARSDSTVLISGESGTGKEVLARYIHQQSPRAGKPFIAINCAAIPDNMLEATLFGHEKGAFTGAIAAQPGKFELADGGTILLDEISEMPLALQAKLLRVLQEREVERVGARKPIELDIRVLATTNRDLLGEVAAGRFREDLYYRLSVFPLAWRSLRERPADILPLAERLLAKYVKKMNMAATTLSAEARTALLEHPWPGNVRELDNAIQRALILQQGGQIQPHDLCLTAPIGHRPVPVMAPVVTLTPPPASVPSSAGIPSPAVADIAGALGEDLKRREFQMIIDTLRSERGRRKEAAERLGISPRTLRYKLAQMRDAGMDVEAYLYAS, from the coding sequence ATGTCCGCCAAAATTCTGCTCGTCGAAGATGATCGCGCGCTGCGCGAGGCGCTCTCCGATACCCTGCTGCTCGGCGGCTGCGACTTCACCGCGGTGGATTGTGCCGAGGCGGCGCTGGTCGCGCTGCAGCGCGAAGGCTTCGGCCTGGTGATCAGCGACGTGAACATGCCAGGCATGGACGGTCACCAGCTGCTCGGCCTGATCCGCGCACGCTACCCGCAACTGCCGGTGCTGCTGATGACCGCGTACGGCGCGGTGGATCGCGCTGTGGACGCCATGCGTCAGGGCGCCGCCGATTACCTGGTCAAACCCTTCGAGCCGAAGGTGCTGCTGGAGTTGGTGGGGCGCCATGCCCTGGGCCGTTCGATCGCCGCTGAAGGCGAGGGACCGGTGGCCGTGGAGCCAGCCAGCCTGCAATTGCTGGAACTGGCTGCACGGGTCGCGCGCAGCGATTCCACTGTGCTGATCTCCGGCGAGTCCGGCACCGGCAAGGAAGTGTTGGCGCGCTACATCCACCAGCAGTCGCCGCGTGCGGGCAAGCCTTTCATTGCCATCAACTGCGCGGCCATTCCCGACAACATGCTCGAGGCCACCCTGTTCGGCCACGAGAAGGGCGCCTTCACCGGCGCCATCGCCGCGCAGCCGGGCAAATTCGAGCTGGCCGACGGCGGCACCATCCTGCTCGACGAGATTTCCGAGATGCCCCTGGCGCTGCAGGCCAAGCTGCTGCGCGTGCTGCAGGAGCGCGAGGTGGAGCGGGTAGGCGCGCGTAAGCCGATCGAGCTGGATATCCGCGTGCTCGCCACCACCAACCGTGACCTGCTCGGTGAAGTGGCGGCCGGGCGCTTCCGCGAGGACCTGTACTACCGCCTTTCGGTGTTCCCCCTGGCTTGGCGCTCGTTGCGCGAACGCCCGGCGGACATCCTGCCGCTGGCCGAGCGCCTGCTGGCCAAGTACGTGAAGAAGATGAACATGGCCGCGACGACCCTGTCGGCCGAGGCCCGCACTGCGCTGCTGGAGCACCCGTGGCCGGGCAACGTGCGCGAGCTGGACAACGCCATCCAGCGTGCGCTGATCCTGCAGCAGGGCGGCCAGATCCAGCCGCACGACCTGTGCCTGACTGCGCCCATCGGTCATCGGCCGGTGCCGGTGATGGCGCCGGTGGTGACTTTGACGCCGCCGCCGGCGAGTGTGCCGAGCAGCGCCGGAATTCCGTCACCGGCTGTCGCGGACATTGCCGGGGCCCTGGGCGAAGACCTCAAGCGCCGCGAGTTCCAGATGATCATCGACACCCTGCGCAGCGAGCGCGGCCGCCGCAAGGAGGCCGCCGAGCGCCTGGGCATCAGCCCGCGCACGCTGCGATACAAGCTCGCGCAGATGCGTGACGCCGGCATGGATGTCGAGGCCTACCTGTACGCCAGCTAA
- a CDS encoding sigma-54 dependent transcriptional regulator — MWRETKILLIDDNAERCHELSVILNFLGEDQLSCRSRDWRLTVDPLPNGSRDVLCVLVGNIENKGGALELLKQLAAWDEYLPVLLIGEPAPTDWPEELRRRVLASLEMPPSYNKLLDSLHRAQVYREMYDQARERGRQREPNLFRSLVGTSRAIQQVRQMMQQVADTDASVLILGESGTGKEVVARNLHYHSKRRDAPFVPVNCGAIPAELLESELFGHEKGAFTGAITTRAGRFELANGGTLFLDEIGDMPLPMQVKLLRVLQERTFERVGSNKTQNVDVRIIAATHKNLEKMIEGGSFREDLYYRLNVFPIEMAPLRERVEDIPLLMNELISRMEHEKRGSIRFNSAAIMSLCRHDWPGNVRELANLVERLAIMHPYGVIGVGELPKKFRHVDDEDEDLATSLREELEERAAITAGLPGLDSPAMLPAEGIDLKDYLANLEQGLIQQALDDANGVVARAAERLRIRRTTLVEKMRKYGMSRREEEMAED; from the coding sequence ATGTGGCGTGAAACCAAGATCCTGCTGATTGACGACAACGCCGAGCGTTGCCACGAACTCTCGGTCATCCTCAACTTCCTTGGCGAGGACCAGCTGTCCTGCCGCAGCCGTGACTGGCGCCTGACCGTCGACCCGTTGCCCAATGGCAGCCGCGACGTGCTCTGCGTGCTGGTCGGCAACATCGAAAACAAGGGTGGGGCGCTGGAGCTGCTCAAGCAGCTCGCCGCCTGGGACGAATACCTGCCGGTGCTGCTGATCGGCGAACCGGCGCCGACGGACTGGCCGGAAGAGCTGCGCCGCCGCGTGCTGGCCAGCCTGGAAATGCCGCCCAGCTACAACAAGCTGCTCGACTCCCTGCACCGCGCCCAGGTCTATCGCGAGATGTACGACCAGGCGCGCGAGCGTGGCCGCCAGCGCGAGCCCAACCTGTTCCGCAGCCTGGTCGGCACCAGCCGCGCCATCCAGCAGGTTCGGCAGATGATGCAACAGGTCGCCGACACCGACGCCAGCGTGCTGATCCTCGGCGAGTCCGGCACCGGCAAGGAAGTGGTGGCGCGCAACCTGCACTACCACTCCAAGCGCCGCGACGCGCCTTTCGTCCCGGTGAACTGCGGGGCGATCCCGGCGGAGCTGCTGGAAAGCGAACTCTTCGGTCATGAGAAGGGCGCCTTCACCGGCGCCATCACGACCCGCGCCGGCCGCTTCGAGCTGGCCAACGGCGGCACCCTGTTCCTCGACGAGATCGGCGACATGCCGCTGCCGATGCAGGTCAAGCTGCTGCGCGTGCTGCAGGAGCGCACCTTCGAACGTGTGGGCAGCAACAAGACGCAGAACGTCGACGTGCGCATCATCGCCGCGACCCACAAGAACCTGGAGAAGATGATCGAGGGCGGCAGTTTCCGCGAGGACCTGTACTACCGCCTGAACGTCTTCCCCATCGAGATGGCGCCGCTGCGCGAGCGCGTGGAAGACATCCCGCTGCTGATGAACGAGCTGATCTCGCGCATGGAGCACGAGAAACGCGGCTCGATCCGTTTCAACTCCGCCGCCATCATGTCGCTCTGCCGCCACGACTGGCCGGGCAACGTGCGCGAGCTGGCCAACCTGGTCGAGCGCCTGGCGATCATGCATCCCTATGGGGTGATCGGCGTCGGCGAGCTGCCGAAGAAATTCCGTCACGTCGACGACGAGGACGAGGATCTGGCCACCAGCCTGCGCGAGGAACTGGAAGAGCGTGCGGCCATCACCGCCGGTCTGCCGGGCCTGGATTCGCCGGCGATGCTGCCGGCAGAGGGCATCGACCTCAAGGACTACCTCGCCAACCTCGAGCAGGGGCTGATCCAGCAGGCGCTGGACGATGCCAACGGCGTAGTTGCCCGTGCCGCCGAGCGTTTGCGCATCCGCCGCACCACCCTGGTGGAGAAAATGCGCAAGTACGGCATGAGCCGGCGCGAGGAGGAAATGGCGGAGGATTGA
- a CDS encoding sensor histidine kinase → MQAVSQQSEPTSSESMEESSRANLEQAFALFNQMGNQLSQSYSMLEARVSELKGQLALVSAQRMQELAEKERLANQLQSLLDLLPGGVIVIDGQGVVREANPAAIGFLGQPLIGMLWRQVIARCFAPRKDDGHEISLRDGRRLSIATRSLDGEPGQLVLLNDLTETRRLQDQLARHERLSALGRMVASLAHQIRTPLSAAMLYASHLSEHELPLEQQQRFAGRLKERLHELENQVRDMLVFARGELPLPDRLSPSELFASLRAAADPHVAGLQLRWQCDARHGELLCNRDTLVGSVLNLLHNAIQAGGSNVRLKVHLFARGDCLRLAISDSGPGMDASTLARLGEPFFTTKNTGTGLGVAVVKAVAKAHQGALQLRSRPGRGTCAILDLPLIAAAVREHKE, encoded by the coding sequence ATGCAAGCCGTATCCCAGCAGTCCGAGCCGACCTCCAGCGAAAGCATGGAGGAGAGCAGCCGTGCCAATCTGGAACAGGCCTTCGCCCTGTTCAACCAGATGGGCAACCAGCTCAGCCAGTCCTACAGCATGCTGGAAGCGCGCGTCAGCGAGCTGAAGGGCCAGCTCGCCCTGGTCAGCGCCCAGCGCATGCAGGAATTGGCCGAGAAGGAGCGCCTGGCCAACCAGCTGCAAAGCCTGCTCGACCTGCTGCCCGGCGGCGTCATCGTCATCGACGGCCAGGGTGTGGTGCGCGAGGCCAACCCGGCGGCGATCGGTTTCCTCGGCCAACCACTCATAGGCATGCTCTGGCGCCAGGTCATCGCGCGCTGCTTCGCCCCGCGCAAGGACGACGGCCACGAGATTTCCCTGCGCGACGGACGCCGCCTGTCCATCGCCACCCGCTCGCTCGACGGCGAGCCCGGGCAATTGGTGCTGCTCAACGACCTGACTGAAACCCGTCGCCTGCAGGATCAGCTGGCGCGTCACGAACGCCTGTCCGCGCTGGGGCGGATGGTCGCTTCGCTGGCCCACCAGATCCGCACGCCGCTGTCTGCCGCCATGCTCTATGCCAGCCACCTGAGCGAGCACGAGCTGCCGCTGGAACAGCAACAGCGTTTCGCCGGGCGCCTAAAGGAGCGCCTGCACGAACTGGAAAACCAGGTGCGCGACATGCTGGTGTTCGCCCGTGGCGAACTGCCGCTGCCGGACCGCCTGAGCCCCTCTGAACTCTTCGCCAGCCTGCGCGCCGCCGCCGACCCTCATGTCGCCGGCCTGCAACTGCGCTGGCAGTGCGACGCCCGCCACGGCGAGTTGCTGTGCAATCGCGACACCCTGGTCGGCAGCGTGCTCAACCTGCTGCACAACGCCATCCAGGCAGGCGGCAGCAATGTGCGCCTCAAGGTGCACCTGTTCGCCCGCGGCGACTGCCTGCGCCTGGCGATCAGCGACAGCGGCCCGGGCATGGACGCCAGCACCCTGGCGCGCCTGGGCGAGCCTTTCTTCACCACCAAGAACACCGGCACCGGCCTCGGCGTGGCGGTGGTCAAGGCCGTTGCCAAGGCCCACCAGGGCGCGCTGCAGCTGCGCTCGCGGCCCGGCCGCGGCACCTGCGCCATCCTCGACCTGCCGCTGATCGCGGCGGCCGTTCGCGAACACAAGGAATAA